From Fundulus heteroclitus isolate FHET01 chromosome 14, MU-UCD_Fhet_4.1, whole genome shotgun sequence, the proteins below share one genomic window:
- the LOC118565923 gene encoding uncharacterized protein LOC118565923 has product MDSYDKLKPYGICINASIDGFSRKIIWLNAYTTSSNPKVIGGYYIEAVQRLNGCPRVVRGDLGTENGHVRSFQRFLVPTEPNETLDSYLEGASTANQRIEYWWRFLRNQCVEFWLSLFGDIRDNGYFDGGFLDKNLLQFCCMGIIQDELDDTAQVWNAHSIRPSNNRNVPSGRPNVMYALPELYRTRDFLCLVEEEHVDSPI; this is encoded by the exons ATGGACTCCTACGACAAACTTAAACCATATGGAATATGCATCAACGCAAGTATTGATGGGTTTTCAAGAAAAATAATCTGGCTTAATGCTTACACAACAAGTAGTAATCCAAAGGTGATCGGGGGGTATTACATCGAAGCGGTGCAGCGTTTAAATGGCTGCCCTAGAGTTGTACGTGGTGATCTTGGAACCGAAAATGGCCATGTGAGAAGTTTCCAGCGTTTCCTTGTACCAACGGAACCAAACGAGACCCTTGACAGTTACCTGGAAGGAGCAAGTACAGCTAATCAAAGAATTGAATATTGGTGGCGTTTCCTTCGTAACCAGTGTGTGGAGTTCTGGTTGTCCCTTTTTGGAGACATCAGAGACAACGGTTACTTTGATGGTGGATTTTTAGACAAAAACCTTCTTCAGTTTTGCTGCATGGGGATCATACAG GATGAGCTGGATGATACTGCCCAGGTTTGGAATGCACACTCCATCAGGCCATCAAACAACAGAAATGTCCCCAGTGGTCGACCCAATGTGATGTATGCATTACCTGAGCTCTACAGGACAAGAGACTTTCTTTGCCTTGTTGAAGAGGAACATGTTGAC AGTCCCATCTGA
- the LOC118565664 gene encoding uncharacterized protein LOC118565664 translates to MEDDLYHFLRSRDVPEEDIMHMQRDKVDKAVLSIMTDEQMTNYITSYGDRIAVLSFCQQSTLIAEKDTLLQNLRDKIGARKMRSRTKRAVCSTSGLFQMQGVEMARGRSKAAGRSSRKIEIGWLHFHIDEYQQVRTRNGGGTRHATVDKTTTVSQILEMGKELFFPDGTSTKGVIEDFLFEVCDFQKNRISLDETVGSLYEKTKLKLLRFYMCTKKEETVQYSSEEDCQSPEQPNDMDSTPTARKGSFGEMEDCDDQTLNHLDSSYNHSGVVDFTDPPHSGSTPRQPQPFSSENSGSVPHMDEGDTVVWNPEEDLIGLDDDSDIVVVTLNYDNTEEVVQDDLSSPFGHGSPILLPSARSLFSSQMQTSNMEAGQTGQDSGLIPPEDSHPSSSGLLPQSVSAGNSENLANHLHVSIRRIKVVEDLLAVFMENNLWNQTLKMEFVNERAIDDAGVSREVYTAFWEQFLEQCEGETERVPRLRPDFCESEWQAIGHIWVKGFLDHGVIPVRLSKAFILACVHGIESVDDDVLIPSFLNYLPLVERSAVEKALQGTMDQGDEEDLLDLFTRMGSHFLPPNENIQQAIETMAHKAILQEPKYILDCFSTSMACVQVELADKKSLLSLYEKKKASGKRLLQLFESANVTLSQREQTTFNHLQRFVKNADEDKAEKILRFCTGSSVICVDKILICFNTETGLNRRPVAHTCGATLELPCTYSSYPDFRTEFDNILSSNYFEMDII, encoded by the exons GTGGACAAGGCTGTGCTGTCTATAATGACAGACGAACAGATGACCAATTACATCACTTCATATGGTGACAGAATAGCAGTTCTGTCTTTTTGTCAGCAAAGTACACTTATTGCAGAAAAAGATACTCTTCTCCAGAACTTAAGAGATAAAATTGGAGCACGGAAAATGAGATCTAGGACCAAAAGAGCTGTTTGTAGCACATCTGGTTTGTTCCAAATGCAAGGGGTGGAGATGGCAAGAGGAAGAAGTAAGGCAGCAGGGAGGAGTTCGAGAAAAATTGAAATTGGGTGGCTTCATTTTCACATTGATGAATACCAACAAGTGAGAACAAGAAATGGTGGAGGAACGAGGCATGCAACAGTGGATAAAACTACAACTGTTTCTCAAATTCTTGAAATGGGaaaggagcttttttttccagatgggACCTCCACCAAAGGGGTAATTGAAGACTTTCTTTTTGAAGTTTGTGACTTCCAAAAAAATCGGATTTCTTTAGATGAAACAGTCGGAAGTCTTTATGAAAAAACCAAGCTGAAGCTTCTACGGTTTTACATGTgcacaaagaaagaagaaacagTTCAGTATTCATCTGAAGAAGATTGTCAAAGTCCTGAACAACCAAATGACATGGACTCAACCCCAACAGCTAGAAAAGGATCTTTTGGTGAAATGGAGGATTGTGATGATCAAACTTTGAATCACCTAGACTCTTCCTACAACCATTCTGGAGTTGTTGATTTTACAGATCCACCTCATTCTGGATCCACACCTCGGCAGCCCCAGCCCTTCAGCTCTGAAAATTCTGGATCTGTTCCACACATGGATGAGGGAGACACGGTTGTATGGAATCCTGAAGAGGACCTAATTGGATTGGATGATGACAGTGACATAGTCGTTGTAACACTAAATTATGACAACACTGAAGAAGTTGTACAG GACGATCTCAGCAGTCCCTTTGGACACGGTTCCCCGATACTGTTGCCTTCAGCCAGGAGTCTCTTCTCATCACAAATGCAAACCAGTAATATGGAGGCAGGACAAACTGGCCAG GACTCTGGCTTGATTCCACCCGAAGATTCTCACCCAAGTTCAAGCGGTCTACTGCCCCAATCTGTTTCAGCTGGTAACTCAGAAAATCTAGCAAACCATCTACATGTGTCAATTCGCAGGATCAAGGTTGTGGAAGATCTTTTGGCTGTGTTTATGGAAAACAACCTTTGGAATCAGACTTTAAAAATGGAGTTTGTGAATGAAAGAGCAATCGATGATGCTGGGGTATCAAGGGAGGTTTACACTGCATTTTGGGAGCAGTTTTTGGAACAGTGTGAGGGTGAAACAGAGCGAGTTCCCAGGTTGAGGCCTGACTTTTGTGAGTCTGAATGGCAAGCCATTGGACACATTTGGGTCAAAGGATTTCTAGACCATGGAGTCATTCCAGTGAGGCTATCGAAAGCTTTCATTTTAGCTTGTGTCCATGGAATTGAATCAGTGGATGATGATGTATTGATCCCATCATTTCTCAACTACCTCCCTCTAGTAGAGAGATCAGCTGTTGAGAAGGCTCTACAGGGCACCATGGATCAAGGTGATGAAGAGGACTTGCTAGACCTCTTCACAAGGATGGGGTCCCACTTCCTGCCTCCCAATGAGAACATTCAGCAGGCCATTGAAACCATGGCTCACAAGGCAATTCTTCAAGAGCCAAAGTATATATTGGATTGCTTCTCCACATCCATGGCATGTGTACAAGTGGAACTTGCTGACAAGAAAAGTCTGTTGTCTTTGTATGAAAAAAAGAAGGCCTCAGGTAAAAGACTGTTACAGCTGTTTGAATCAGCAAATGTGACGCTGTCCCAGAGAGAACAGACAACCTTTAACCACCTTCAACGTTTTGTAAAAAATGCTGATGAAGACAAGGCTGAAAAAATACTGCGTTTCTGCACCGGCTCTTCTGTAATCTGTGTTGACAAAATTCTCATTTGTTTCAACACTGAAACTGGGCTTAATAGAAGGCCTGTTGCTCACACCTGTGGAGCTACCCTAGAACTTCCTTGCACTTATAGTTCTTACCCAGACTTTCGCACAGAGTTCGACAACATCCTCTCCAGTAATTACTTTGAAATGGACATAATTTGA